One window of the Nitrospirota bacterium genome contains the following:
- a CDS encoding helix-turn-helix domain-containing protein, with amino-acid sequence LMDYDFPGNVRELENIVERGVALASEAVIELAHLPEDLKALNVTTFRKKDGRPRSLEEQEVSYIQWVLRETGGNKTLAAQILGIDRVSLWRKLKKYGLEEN; translated from the coding sequence CTCATGGACTACGACTTTCCCGGCAACGTCCGCGAGCTGGAGAACATCGTGGAGAGGGGCGTGGCCCTGGCCAGCGAAGCGGTCATCGAGCTTGCGCACCTGCCCGAGGACCTCAAGGCCCTCAACGTCACGACTTTCAGGAAGAAGGACGGGCGGCCCCGCTCGCTGGAGGAGCAGGAGGTGTCCTACATCCAGTGGGTGCTCCGGGAGACCGGGGGCAACAAGACCCTGGCCGCCCAGATACTGGGCATAGACAGGGTCTCCCTGTGGAGAAAGCTCAAGAAATACGGCCTCGA